The Opitutaceae bacterium genome has a window encoding:
- a CDS encoding excinuclease ABC subunit UvrC, whose product MPTIKEKVRHLPQGPGVYLMKDRLGSIIYVGKAKNLRKRVSSYFQPSRGMIQQPKIRALVDMIHDLEVIEVKSEPEALLLEGRLIKQYRPKYNTDFTDDKRFLLLRLDTSVPIPRFTLVRYRKDDNARYFGPFPHSGHLRRTLTELRRQFGIILADTQPREVAPGRYRLYDDVRAELYGHPNEVTIAEFKDRLDAACHFLEGHSRAMLGELKQQMEGAAREQDYEKAAALRDVYFALEKTLSKTRKFARNPVPAPIEEHALEELQRVLALPSPARHLECFDISHISGTFVVASMVHFTEGRPDKAQYRRYKIRSFIGNDDFRAMEEVVGRRYRRLAEEGRPFPDLVVIDGGKGQVAAALKAFLILDLEPPPLIGLAKKKETVIFSDGRDPLNLPLNHPALQLLQRLRDEAHRFANTFNADLRTKRIRESILDSFSGLGPVRRQALIDHFGSIERLKAASEADLKAVEGIGPKTAAELRTFLDANQSDRATPAPQ is encoded by the coding sequence GTGCCCACCATCAAGGAAAAGGTCCGCCATCTCCCCCAGGGACCCGGTGTCTACCTGATGAAGGATCGGCTGGGCTCGATCATCTACGTCGGCAAAGCCAAGAATCTGCGGAAAAGGGTCAGTTCTTATTTCCAGCCCTCGCGCGGCATGATCCAGCAACCGAAGATCCGGGCCTTGGTCGACATGATCCATGACCTTGAAGTGATCGAGGTGAAGTCGGAGCCCGAAGCCCTTCTGCTGGAAGGTCGCCTGATCAAGCAATACCGGCCGAAGTACAATACCGACTTCACGGACGACAAACGATTCCTTCTCCTCCGCCTGGATACCTCCGTCCCCATCCCCCGGTTCACCCTGGTGCGCTACCGGAAGGACGACAATGCACGCTACTTCGGCCCTTTTCCCCATTCCGGTCACCTCCGCCGCACCCTGACGGAGCTCCGGCGGCAATTCGGCATCATCCTTGCCGACACCCAGCCCCGGGAGGTCGCGCCGGGCAGGTATCGGCTCTACGACGACGTCCGGGCGGAGCTCTACGGTCACCCCAATGAAGTTACCATCGCCGAGTTCAAGGACCGGCTGGACGCGGCCTGCCATTTTCTTGAAGGGCACAGCCGGGCCATGCTCGGAGAGCTCAAACAACAGATGGAGGGGGCGGCAAGAGAACAGGACTATGAAAAGGCGGCCGCCTTGCGGGACGTCTATTTCGCTCTGGAAAAGACGCTTTCCAAGACCCGGAAGTTCGCCCGCAACCCGGTCCCGGCTCCCATCGAAGAACATGCCCTGGAGGAGCTGCAACGAGTGCTTGCCCTGCCCTCTCCCGCCCGGCACCTGGAATGTTTCGACATCTCGCATATCTCAGGGACATTCGTCGTCGCCTCGATGGTCCATTTCACCGAGGGTCGACCGGACAAGGCCCAGTACCGGCGCTACAAAATCCGCAGTTTCATCGGCAACGACGATTTCCGTGCGATGGAGGAGGTTGTCGGCCGCCGCTACCGACGACTGGCCGAGGAGGGCCGCCCCTTTCCCGACCTCGTGGTGATCGACGGCGGAAAGGGCCAGGTGGCGGCCGCGCTCAAGGCTTTCCTTATTCTTGACTTGGAACCGCCCCCACTCATCGGCCTGGCCAAGAAGAAGGAAACCGTCATCTTTTCCGACGGCCGCGACCCGTTGAACCTGCCCCTCAACCACCCCGCCCTTCAATTGCTGCAGCGTCTGCGCGATGAAGCCCACCGGTTCGCCAACACCTTCAATGCCGACCTGCGGACCAAGCGGATTCGCGAGTCCATCCTCGATTCGTTTTCCGGACTTGGACCGGTCCGCCGGCAGGCCCTGATCGACCATTTCGGGTCGATTGAGCGCCTCAAGGCGGCCAGCGAAGCCGACCTGAAGGCCGTGGAAGGGATCGGTCCCAAAACGGCCGCGGAGTTGCGTACTTTTCTTGATGCCAATCAGTCCGACCGGGCGACGCCGGCACCGCAGTGA
- a CDS encoding competence/damage-inducible protein A, with protein sequence MRIPKRFELITLGEELLLGLTPNTHLTFIGQQLGKYGVDLQRNVTIPDDADGIGRQFRESWARADVIITTGGLGPTCDDRTRETIAEVLGRALVFDPETEAAIRERFKRFDRPVTPNNLKQAYHPEGSQVIANPHGTAPGIWHEQDGKILIMLPGPPNELQPMLVDSVIPRLAERGWLSSQEAYVQLRTAGIGESALETLLQPVFNQHPGLNVAYCAHQGQVDVRLSSPGERIDREQLEKIAEACREKLGDDFVCFGHGSMVKVISDFLRNHGYQLAIAESCTGGLMSNNFTDLPGASKFFSGGIICYSNACKVEMLDVPECLLKQHGAVSAEAAVAMAAGVAERLDADFGLSITGFAGPCGGNAENPVGTIFIGLHTPKGIWSKRVNYPGSRTAVKQRAVNAALDWLRRVLVAHEGDGGDGKRSSRVEAGKIIQLQPGDGTPA encoded by the coding sequence ATGCGAATCCCCAAACGCTTTGAGCTGATCACCCTCGGCGAGGAACTTCTACTCGGACTGACCCCCAACACCCACCTGACCTTCATTGGTCAGCAGCTCGGAAAGTACGGCGTCGATCTGCAACGGAACGTCACCATACCGGATGATGCCGACGGCATCGGCCGGCAGTTCCGCGAGAGCTGGGCCCGCGCGGATGTCATCATCACCACGGGAGGTCTCGGCCCGACCTGCGATGACCGGACCCGGGAGACCATTGCCGAGGTCCTGGGCCGGGCACTGGTCTTTGATCCCGAAACCGAGGCGGCCATTCGAGAACGCTTCAAGCGCTTCGACCGGCCGGTCACACCGAACAACCTCAAGCAGGCCTACCATCCTGAGGGGTCCCAGGTGATCGCCAATCCCCACGGGACGGCCCCCGGCATCTGGCACGAGCAGGATGGAAAGATCCTCATCATGCTTCCGGGCCCGCCCAACGAACTCCAGCCCATGCTGGTGGACTCTGTCATTCCCCGCCTGGCGGAGCGGGGCTGGCTCTCGTCACAGGAAGCCTATGTGCAGCTCCGGACCGCAGGGATCGGGGAGTCTGCCCTGGAGACACTGCTGCAGCCGGTCTTCAACCAGCACCCCGGGCTCAACGTGGCCTATTGCGCCCATCAGGGCCAGGTCGACGTCCGTCTGAGTTCACCCGGGGAACGAATCGACCGTGAACAGCTCGAGAAGATCGCGGAGGCCTGCCGGGAGAAACTCGGCGATGATTTCGTGTGCTTTGGACACGGATCGATGGTCAAGGTCATTTCCGATTTCCTGCGCAACCACGGCTATCAGCTGGCCATTGCCGAGTCGTGCACCGGCGGGCTCATGTCGAATAATTTCACCGATCTGCCGGGCGCCTCCAAGTTCTTTTCCGGCGGCATCATCTGCTACAGCAACGCCTGCAAGGTCGAAATGCTCGACGTGCCCGAATGTCTGCTCAAACAACATGGGGCGGTCAGTGCGGAAGCAGCCGTTGCCATGGCAGCCGGGGTGGCGGAACGGCTCGATGCGGACTTCGGTCTGAGTATCACAGGATTTGCCGGTCCCTGTGGCGGTAATGCCGAAAATCCCGTCGGAACCATCTTCATCGGACTGCACACCCCGAAAGGGATCTGGTCCAAACGGGTCAATTATCCGGGTTCACGAACCGCCGTCAAACAGAGGGCGGTCAATGCGGCTCTCGACTGGCTTCGGCGCGTCCTTGTTGCTCACGAGGGCGACGGGGGCGATGGAAAACGCTCGTCCCGGGTCGAGGCCGGAAAAATCATCCAGCTGCAACCGGGAGACGGCACCCCCGCTTAG